The following are from one region of the Cytobacillus firmus genome:
- the ald gene encoding alanine dehydrogenase gives MRIGVPKEVKNNENRVAMTPAGIMNLIQFGHEVYMETGAGIGSGFSDSDYMSAGAHIVQTAEEAWAMEMVMKVKEPIQSEYVYFREGLILFTYLHLAAEPDLTNALINKKVAGIAYETVQLPNRTLPLLTPMSEVAGRMAAQVGAQFLEKIHGGKGILLSGVPGVQRGKVTIIGGGVAGTNAAKMAIGLGAKVTMIDLNPDRLRQLDDIFGREVTTLISNPYNIAEAVKESDLVIGAVLIPGAKAPKLVTEEMIKTMSPGSVIVDIAIDQGGIFETTDRITTHDHPTYEKHGVVHYAVANMPGAVPRTSTMALTNVTVPYAVQIANKGYKQACLDNEALLKGINTLNGYVTYKAVAEAHSLDYSDARTQLEQQ, from the coding sequence ATGCGCATCGGAGTTCCCAAGGAAGTAAAAAACAATGAAAACAGGGTTGCCATGACTCCTGCCGGTATTATGAACCTTATCCAATTTGGCCATGAAGTCTATATGGAAACGGGTGCCGGGATCGGATCGGGCTTTTCTGACAGCGACTATATGAGTGCAGGCGCACATATTGTTCAGACAGCAGAAGAGGCATGGGCCATGGAAATGGTCATGAAGGTAAAGGAGCCGATACAGAGCGAATATGTGTATTTTCGGGAAGGGTTAATTCTCTTTACATATTTGCATTTGGCTGCTGAACCTGATTTGACTAATGCTTTAATAAATAAAAAGGTTGCAGGCATAGCCTATGAAACAGTCCAGCTTCCCAACCGGACTTTGCCTCTATTGACTCCAATGAGTGAAGTAGCGGGAAGGATGGCAGCTCAGGTAGGCGCACAGTTCCTTGAAAAAATACATGGCGGGAAAGGAATCCTCCTATCGGGTGTCCCGGGTGTACAGCGTGGGAAAGTTACAATAATCGGCGGCGGTGTAGCTGGGACTAATGCGGCAAAAATGGCAATTGGTCTTGGTGCCAAGGTGACTATGATCGATTTGAATCCAGATCGCCTTCGGCAGCTTGATGATATCTTTGGAAGAGAAGTAACAACTTTAATCTCAAATCCTTATAATATCGCTGAAGCTGTTAAGGAGTCAGACCTCGTTATTGGAGCAGTACTGATTCCGGGTGCTAAAGCTCCTAAGCTTGTGACAGAGGAAATGATCAAAACGATGAGCCCGGGTTCTGTTATCGTGGATATTGCCATTGATCAGGGAGGGATTTTTGAAACAACTGATCGAATTACTACCCATGACCATCCAACATATGAAAAACATGGTGTCGTTCATTATGCGGTAGCTAATATGCCGGGGGCAGTTCCGAGAACATCAACTATGGCACTGACAAACGTGACGGTACCTTATGCAGTTCAAATAGCAAATAAAGGCTATAAACAGGCTTGCCTGGATAATGAAGCTTTATTAAAGGGAATCAATACATTAAATGGCTACGTGACATACAAGGCTGTAGCTGAGGCCCATAGCCTTGACTATTCAGATGCGAGAACACAATTGGAGCAGCAATAG